The Haemorhous mexicanus isolate bHaeMex1 chromosome 32 unlocalized genomic scaffold, bHaeMex1.pri SUPER_32_unloc_1, whole genome shotgun sequence genome contains the following window.
GGGGCTGAGCAGGAATCTGTGGACAGCCATCCACAGCAAAGCTCTGTTTGTCCACAGAGAACAAACCAGACAGAAATTTCCTGGTTCCTTCTCCCACCTGGGGGAATAACTTTCCCCCCAAAGCTGAGTTTGGGGTGTGGAGAGAGTGTCTGAGCTCCCCCGGGTGACCACTGCCCCCCAGTGTGGAGGAGCCTGggtggctctggctgctctctcTGGTTCtccacccacagctcctctggaggACTCTGCAGAAGGTTAAAAGgtgcttttttgggttttttttagtgatGTTTGTCCTGCTGGACCTGAGCAAGACCCTCATTTGTCACGGGTGCTCCCGTGCTGAGGCTGTTCCGTGGACAGGATGTTCACCAGGTATCCCTCGTGGATCTCACGCTCCGCGTGGATTTAGGTGCTGAATCTTGCCTTCCCTCAGGCTCCCAGCAAAACCACCTGTCCACCCTCATCTCTTTGGGTTGTTTTCCCTGGAAATCCTTGGTCTCTGCCAAGAAGCCGATGCTGAGCTCGCATTTGCTTCATCCCCTCTggttttgccaaaaaaaaaaaaaaaagaaagaaaaaaaaagcagctttaaaaaataatcagcgTCTTATTGCCTGAAGTGCTGGTAAAGGGAGGTTCTGGGGTTGGTCAAATTTGGGGCCTTTTCCGCAAAACACATAAATCCTTTTGGAAATGACACAAATCCTTTTGGAAATTGCATAAATCCTTTTGGAAATGACATAAATCCTTCTGGAAATGACATAAATCCTTCTGGAAATGACATAAATCCTTTTGGAAATGACATAAATCCTTCTGGAAATTACATAAATCCTTTTGGAAATGACATAAATCCTTTTGGAAATGACATAAATCCTTCTGGAAATGACATAAATCCTTTTAGAAATGACAAAAATCCTTCTGGAAATGACATAAATCCTTCTGGAAATTACCTGGGGCAAAGTGGGGTTAGCTTTATTTGATCCAGAACAACATTTCCTGGGTGGTTGGAGAtgggaaaaagcagaaacaccCAAATTTTCAGCTGTTGGGTTGGTTCCTACCCTGAGATTCAAATTTCTGTTGCCGAAATCCTGTTTGACTTGGTTTGGAACCACCTGGGTTGTTCTTAGCCCAAATAAAACATAAAGGTGCTACCTGGGCTCGTCCTCACACATATACATAATATTTATggatttaaaatgcatttgtatAACTATGTATCATTATATAGATGTGTTTTTATGTGTTGGGGTGAAGGcatatataaaaattacaaataatagaatacaatacaatataaataatagaatggaattaatatatatttttttggatgtaattttttgggggcttttgtTCCACGTTTGTTAAGCACAAACCAAATATcttcaaatcccccaaattaggggaaaaaaaaaaaaaaaagataaaacccAGCTGCCCTTTGGGCACTCTTGGAGGGGACAAACAGGTGTCAGCACCTGGGttattccagcagcagcaaggagctTTCCACTGGCTGAACAGCAGCCAAAATCCCTGTGAAAGCGAACAGAACTGGAGCTGCCAAGGGCTGAGCCCCAGTTTGGGACTGAGCTCCAGTTTGGGACTGAGCCCCAGTTTGGGACTGAGCCCCAGTttggggctgagccccagtTTGGGACTGAGCCCCAGTTCTGGGACTGAGCCCCAGTTTTGGGACTGAGCCCCAGTTTGGGActgagccccagctctgggactgAGCCCCAGTTCTGGGACTGAGCCCCAGTTttggggctgagccccagtTTGGGActgagccccagctctgggactgAGCCCCAGTTTTGGGACTGAGCCCCAGTTttggggctgagccccagtTTGGGACTGAGCCCCAGTTTGGGACTGAGCCCCAGTTTGGGACTGAGCCCCAGTTCTGGGACTGAGCCCCAGTTTTGGGACTGAGCCCCAGTTTGGGACTGAGCCCCAGTTTTGGGACTGAGCCCCAGTTTGGGACTGAGCCCCAGTTCTGGCGATTCTGGGGTGGacactgccccagggctggttCTTTCCTGGCCCGCCTGCTCCCCCCCTCGCGTCCGGCAGGGTCGGGGGAAATGGGGCGGGAGACGGGAGGAATGCTTGCGAGGGAggaggaaattggggaaatttgggaaattcgGGAActttggggcttggagcactgCCCCGTGGTGGCCCCAGCGGTGTTGTTGCCGCCGCGCCGGCTCCATAGCTCAGGGGTTAGAGCACTGGTCTTGTAAACCAGGGGTCGCGAGTTCAAATCTCGCTGGGGCCTcgagggtattttttttttttttttccccccctggcttcagcttttttcccccccgcTGAAAGTTTCGTCACTTTTTTCTGGGCCCTGGGATCGGGAGCTGGCGCAGAAGGACTGGGAACAAACCCTGGAAATTACAAACCTGCACCGGTTTGAGGCCAGGGACCAGAGTGGGGAGGAGCCAACCACCGCGGCTCGTTGGTCTAGGGGTATGATTCTCGCTTTGGGTGCGAGAGGTCCCGGGTTCAAATCCCGGACGAGCCCAgcaattgcttttttttccacctattttttcagttttccttttttttccgtttatttttgcttgtttttcttttttaattttcttttgtgtgtgtgcgtgtgtgtgtttTGATCTTGGGTTTTGCGcggtttttttccttgcttgaGAGTTTCTTGTGtgtgtggtggggttttttcccgttgtctttttttcttctttttgctttttttttttaatgttccttGTCGTgggcttgatttttttcctgtgtgatattttttttttgggactTATTTGAggggggggtttgtttgttttgtttcgttgcgggtttttttttttgtgcgtgtgtgtgtgtgtgtgttttttaactgttttggGTGAGTGTGTTTAGCGAGGGTTGTTGGTTTGATTTGCTGTTGGGATTTTTGTCGTcggtttgagattttttttttgtgcgtGGGGGTTCTTTTGTTCCGATTTTAGATTCCAGTCTTCCCGGgtgaggagaaaggaaggaaaatgagacAAAAAGGCGGAAAAGAAACTGCTGGCAGCGGTGGGATTCGAACCCACGCCCCCGAAGAGACTGGAGCCTTAATCCAGCGCCTTAGACCGCTCGGCCACGCTACCCCGACAGAAACAGCCCCCGAGCCTTCCTCTGCTGGGCGCCTTCTTCCTCATCATCATTCCTTATGCTATTTCCTTCCTCATCTGATCCTCGCTGCTGCCTCCcttccatcctcatcctcatcctcatcctcatcctcatcctcatcctcatttCCCACTCCTAATCCTCGTCTTTAAACTCCATCTcattcccaatccccatccTCACTCCCACTGCTCTAATTCGGTAAAAACCTCCTGAAATTTGACTTTTATCCcgtttttctgtatttccagcCCGACTCTCGGGTCTCTGTGGCGCAGTCGGTCAACGCTTTCAGCGCTTTCGGCTGTTAACTCGGTAAAACCTCCTGAAATTTGACTTTCATCCAATTTTCCTGACCCGGTTCTTGGGGGGGTCTCTTTgattttatcccattttcctgcatttccGGCGCAATTTCCAGGTCTCTGTGGCGCAATCGGTCAGCGCGTTCGGCTGTTAACTGAAAGGTTGGTGGTtcgagcccacccagggacGTGGCcgtgccttttttcctttcccccccgCGGCCTCAGTCATTAGCGAGCTGTTAATGAGCTCTAATTGTCCTGAGCCCTCCCCTCGCCATGGCCTGGGGGCTCCGATTAATCTCCATCATCCTGCGAGTTCGCTCCTTCGGCCTCGGAGGCTGCGGGCTATGAACCCAAATTCCAGGGAAATTCACAAACCCAGCAGCCAAAccctttctgttttctcttttttgccgCGTTTCACCTTTTGAACTCTGATTTTCCCATTGCAGTGGGTGCTGCTCGTGGAGTTTGGCTCTGTTCTGAGCTCGAggcccaaaaaaccccacctgcaGCGCAGATGGAGTTTCCAGGGCCACGGAATTTAGGACAATTAGGAAGATAAGACAGTTGTGGGCCTCCTCTGTTCTGAAACCCACTGAAGACGGGGAATGGGAGTTCTGCCAAGGGTTCATTTGTCATGTTTGCAATGAAAGGTCAGAAAGGtcagaatgaggaaaacttcatttacttcctcattttgagacccctccccatgaAAGGGACCACCGACCCATTTTGAGGAACAAACTATGCATGCTTAATGGCTTTTGAACTAATTACCATGCTTAATGGCTTTTGAACTAATTACCATATGGAGAGGAGAATGGGAGGTGCCAAGGTTATGaatatgcatttgtattttgggtattcaGTGCTTGTAGAGATAAAAGGGCTCTGTGAACAGCTCCAAATTGGGGTGTGTATTTGGGAGTTAATCCACAATAACCACACGCTTTCTAACTTTAGCCGTTAGAGAGTTTTTGTCCGTCACAGCAGGATATCAGTGCTAGACCAGTAtccatatttttaataaatcagcAGGACCAGATTCACGCCGCCAAAGGATGGCTCAGAGCTCTTCCCTCGGCGCgcgtccccccagcccctcgcCGTTGGCCGCGGCCTCGCCGCTGTCGTGGTGGATGTTGCTGGCGGCCCTGACGGCCGATTTCATGGCCGTGTCGATCCAGGCGTGGGGCTGGGCCGTGTGCTCCCCGGCAAAGTGCACCCGGCCCTCGTGGGCGAACAGGGCCTGCGAGTAATCCACGAACTGGTACGGGGTGAAGGCAGCGAAAGCCCCCAGGGCGTGCTGGTCCAGCTGCCACTTGTGGATCACGTGCTGGTCACAGGTGTACTGCAGGTACTCCTTGCTCACCTGGTGGATGTCCGCCAGGTCTTGGAGCACCACGTCCAGGCACTTCTCGTCGGTGAGGGGCAGGAAGAACTCGGCGTCGTTGTTCCAGGTGTAGGAGGCCAGGATGACGCCCACCCCGCTGGAGAAGTTGTGGCTGGGGTAGTAGATGAAGCGGGAGGGGCGGTCGGTGACCGAGCAGCCCCCGCGGATCCCGTCCTTCTCCCAGAACCTCTCGGAGCAGGCCAGGATAATTTTGGAGGCACTGGCGTAGTTGATGGAGCGCAGGGCGTGGGCCTTGGCGGGGGACAGTGGCGGCAGGAACTGGATGTGCCTGGTAGCTTTGGCACTGGAGGTGACAAGGACGTAATCTGCAGTGATGATGGTGGGGGCCAGCGTGTCCGGGGCTCGGTAGAACACTCGGACTTTGTCGCCCTTCGTCATGATCTTCTCCACGGTGCAGTTGAACTGGACGACGTTGGGCAGAGCCTTGTGGAAGGCTTTGGGCAGCTGGTCAAACCCTCCGGTGATTTCATCAAAACTGGAAATGAGGAGAAGTGGGAGGTGTGGGAAGGACGCTGAGGTTTAGGGAGTGTCGTTTTGGAGACACCAGTGGAGCTTGGAGGCCCCATCGAGCCACCAGTGGCTCCTGTTTGGGATCACTCTGAGGTTTTCAGCTGTGGGAactgggctgggctgaaggGACAACACTCACGTCTCTTCAGAGAAGACGTCGAAGTCCCACAGTGAGGCGAGGAAGGACAGGTAAAACCCCGAGTCCTCATTCAGCAAGTCACCGATCATCTCAACAGCTCCTCGGCTCAGCTCCCCCACCTTGATCAAATATTCCTGGAGATCCCAGGAGGAGAGACACAGCCTGAGGTTGTTACCTCAGCTAGGGCTCCACTGGAGCCGTACTGGCCCCTTTCTCAGCCTTTTTTAAGTAGAAGGGATCCTTTATTAGGGAAAAGCATCCAAAAGGTGACAGAGGGTGGGATTGGAGTGACACAGGCAGACCCTTCTcaaagcagggagagcaggTTAAGCATCAAGAGCTGGTACTAAATCTGCCCTCGAGCCCAAGCCCCTTACCTTGGTGGAGAAGGAGTCGTGTTGAGCCAGATATTTCCTGCAATCCGTGGTCTGGAACTTCTTaaaagcctggagaagaaaCACTGATATATTCACTGGATAAAAGATCCATTTCCAAAAGTGCTGCCCAAAATTCTCTCAGGATTTCAGGGTTTGGTAACCCCTGGAGCTTCTGGACATCAAGTTtcaggcagctgtgcctgggcatGGCATTTTCTGCTCATCCAAGTCCCGGTGGACTCCTTCCAAAGGATTTCTTACGGACAAAGAGGGGTTTTGCAACCATCTGTTCTTGTTTCTGAAGGAGCCTCTCTGCTTTTGACTCCAAAAGGACCCTGTTCTCCCCCAGTTTATGGCCAAGTCTTCTCCAACTCATCTCATCGCTCAGGTGAGGGGACACCATGGGAAAACCTTGTACCTTGCTCAGGACCTCCCGGTACAGCTGGACGGGGCTCTTGCCCCGCTCCGACGGCTTCAGCGTGTAATTCAGGATGTCGGGGTTCCTGTTGACCTCCTCAGCCCTGACCCGAGCGCCCTTCAGGAAGTACCAGGTGTTGTTGTCGCTCTGGATGAAAGGGTTCAGCTTCAGGTTGAACTGGCGGATGAATTCACGGACCAGCCTGGAAAAAGAGCAGAGTGATGGCGCCAAGAGCCAACCGCCaaccccccagctctgccaccaaaGCACTTTGTCCCCTCGGCACAGATGCTGAACTCTGGGGAAGTACCGGGCATGATTCGCCCCCCAGATTGGGCTGGTCCCTCACCTGGCCACGGGGTGGACACGCCCTCACCTGTGCTTGCCCGGCAGGCGCATGGCTCCCAGC
Protein-coding sequences here:
- the IL4I1 gene encoding L-amino-acid oxidase, giving the protein MTGAALFQILLLAGLLSAKRFPCFPEYCLHDQDYQELLQIVQGGLEPAARPAHVVVVGAGIGGLTAAKLLRDAGHKVTILERSSWVGGRIRTYRPEGQDWYVELGAMRLPGKHRLVREFIRQFNLKLNPFIQSDNNTWYFLKGARVRAEEVNRNPDILNYTLKPSERGKSPVQLYREVLSKAFKKFQTTDCRKYLAQHDSFSTKEYLIKVGELSRGAVEMIGDLLNEDSGFYLSFLASLWDFDVFSEETFDEITGGFDQLPKAFHKALPNVVQFNCTVEKIMTKGDKVRVFYRAPDTLAPTIITADYVLVTSSAKATRHIQFLPPLSPAKAHALRSINYASASKIILACSERFWEKDGIRGGCSVTDRPSRFIYYPSHNFSSGVGVILASYTWNNDAEFFLPLTDEKCLDVVLQDLADIHQVSKEYLQYTCDQHVIHKWQLDQHALGAFAAFTPYQFVDYSQALFAHEGRVHFAGEHTAQPHAWIDTAMKSAVRAASNIHHDSGEAAANGEGLGGRAPREEL